In Juglans regia cultivar Chandler chromosome 13, Walnut 2.0, whole genome shotgun sequence, the DNA window CCTGATAGTGGAATGTCGCTCCTATTCtgaaatgaaatcagaaaaatctCTCATAGCTGGAGTGATGTGAGATGCACCCAACCTTTCGCTTGGAAAGCAAGATGTGTTAAAGTTCCCCCACCCCAATGCAACTTGGTAGCTCCCACCAACTAATGACTCCCGTAAGTTCTTCCCATAAAAACCTTCTCTCCGAATCAATATTTGGGCCGTAAATACCAGCGAATGCTCATTTGAAGCCATCTTCTAGATTAACAAAAGAGCATGCAACCATGAAATCACTCATACACTCATCCACCCTTTCCACCACCCTTGTGTCAAACACAATTAGAACTCCCCCCAGAAGCTCCTTTTGATGGTAGGTAAGACCATCCGACATGTTGTCCTCTCCATAGGCTACGAACTATTTGTCTTGTAATAGCTTCCAACTTAGTCTCTTGTAAGCATATGATGTCCTTTTTCCATTGACGAAGTAAATTTCTGACTCGGAGCCGCTTATTAAGATCATGCAACCCCCTCACATTCCAAGATAATATTTTTGACTTCATGGGACAACCATTTTACCCCTCCCCTTACAACGCTCCCGAGTAGAGCTCTTCTCACCCCCATCCTCTTTCATTGCCCATATTAGCCTTTTgaattctcttttcttttttttgcccGAAGCCAAGGATTGATCGGACTTGGAATGAGCATTCACAACCTCTACAACTATAAGTAGGGCCATAAATTCAGCTTCAAAATCCCAGTAAGAAATTCCTACCATATGCTTAATGTTCATCGTTCTCTGGATAACCCAATCTGACACATTGGGATGAAAGGAGTTGAGTGGAGTAGGTTCAACCTCCCCATTCCTGTTAGCCGTAAACAGAACCAAAGAGCCagaattttcaaaaacattGGGCTCTTCTGCCAACTCCAACCAATGATCCGACACCTAGACCCATTCCTTCGCCGGCAAGGGGACAGGAAGCAACTTAGAAGATGTCGGCGGCACTGTCTGTGTCACCACCAAGCCTGAGAGCTCAGCTAAAACAGCATTCGACGCCATCACCCCACTCTGTGACAATGTCAGTAGTGATTTCACCGCCAGAGCGTCGGGAGATAAGCCAGAGCTTGCCGGGGACCAAGTCTGTGCCACCTGGCGGCCCACCCATAAGCTTCATGTGCTCCAACAAAGCTTGCGCAAGACAAATGGCTTCATCGGGGGTTTCTGTCGATGTGGGTATCGTCGCTTGGGTTGCCAACACAAGGGAAGCCGTCTGTTTTTGTACCAACTCCGGCGTCGAAATGAACCTACACAGGCTCGGGTTTGTTTCTCTAGCCTCTGCCGACGCACTCCCAACGACCCTAGAACTCGACGATAAACCCACGCCCATCGACCCCTCTGGGGTGCACGGCTAATTCTGTGCAGATTTCGACAATAAAAAACAGCTCACGACACTACTCAGAATCAGCTCAACAACTCTAATCCCTACCGACACCAACTCCAGCACCCCAGACCTCACCGGCGAACACACCACCACCTCCGACGAACCCACCACCATCAACGTCTACTCCTGACCCACCGATAGGCagatcattatttataaaatgataggCAGATAATTCATTTCACCGATATATCaaagaatatactttttttgtAAGGATGTATTGCCTTTTTTTGTAAGGATGTATTGCAGAATCTACACAAACAAATATATAGGTCTACAACAATAAAGACAAAAGTTTTAAAACATTAGCACCAATAAAAACCaagttttcattaaaaaataagttcCATGAAACTTGCAAAAGCATCATATACTAGCATCCACGCTCCACATGCTTGATCAGTCACTAGATTATACCCCGCAATTTTCGCAAATAGCATTCCTTAGATTACAATTACCACTTCACCAGCTTGGTTAAGCTTGATGCAAATAGAAGCTAAAGCATATAATTTTACCTTCACAAGTGGTATAACCATCCCCTTTGAACTGCACACCATCCACCAAGGGGCATTCACATACCCTCCCACGAAATGTGTCCTGGGCAGATAAACACTACTGTCAGTTGAAAGATAAACTGCAACTGATAAGcgaaatttagaatttaaaattccAACCAACTCAACTTAAACTCCAACCAGAACAtaggcaataaaaaaaaaaaaggaaaactggACCTAAATGAAATAGAACATttagtaatttttatatatttttcataaataacaaGTAGACACCCGACTAGCCTGAAGGTTTTGTTTCCTACCTTGCAGGCTGTGAGATTGGCTGATTTGTCTTGCCAGCAACCACCATTATtgtccaagcactcatttgtCTCCacatctggcacaatttagtcCATCCAGAATAAACATCACCTAAGAGATGCACTTGCTCTTAATAAAGCACCAAACTTATGGGAAATACTTACCACTACTCAAACAAACAGCTGGTTCAGTAGTTTCCTCAAAACCAGAACAGATGGCCTTCAGGACTGCACTTTTTGCCAATTTCCCTGCAAGAACATATTTTAGAAAGGGAACATGCAGGTTACTAACTAAGAAACAAATGTACCCAGACAAACCTCGATACTGTCGGTTATTGACAACAAGGGTGGGCAATATGGTAACATCACCTCTCGATCCTTTCCCAacctttcaaaaaatattcGTCAAGCAGATACACATAACTGAACTAAGATTGCCAATTTCAAAATTTGCCTAAAGTCGGTGCAAATGCCCAAACACAGTTAAAAACTTCCttgggaagttaaaaaaaaatttcttacaagtaaattttttttaatcaagtacACAGGGTCTATACAAGAGAATAGATAGGAGATAATAGATAgagaatacaaaatattaaacaaaatgaaTTGATAGGAAATAATACTTGAGCGTCTTGCTCTTCTTTTAGAACATGATTTTCAGAATCAGCATTTGGGTCCCCCATACACTTCTCAATGTTTTTTATATCAAGATCTgtgcataaatcacatgaacaGTTAAGAAAACATTCATCATCAATTACCAATATTTGTTATGTAAGATGATAAGAAAAAATTCCATTACCAAGAGATTTAATAACACCATCGGCACAATCCTTGttgtatcttttttctttcataggACATCTAATTTGAAAATCAGTTACATAGTCCCACCACACCCAAGGCTTTTTGGTCTCATTTGCCACTCTAAAAACACATAGCTGCCTTAGGTTCTCAAGAACCACGTGTTTCCCTTCATAACCTGTGCTGAAGTCCTGTTCAGGATCAGGAGCACAATATCTTCCATGATTGATGCACTGGGACTTGCACTGTTTACTTAAGGTGAATGCCTGGGGGCAGTACCAAGTTATATAATGGGGTGTGAATTGAGTGTAACCACCTTTCTCAAGTATCTGTGCTGCACCCTTGAAATCCTTCACAAATTCCATCAACATGTCACATTTAACTCCACATTCATCATTACTGTTGGTCCATAGTTCATATTCCACACGGTCATCTGGATGCGGAACAGCTTCTCTCCAGTCAAGATTCACATTTATCATGTCCCCACCACTATATGCTTTCTTTAATGCTTGACCAAAACTTTTATCAATGAGTGCAGAAGGTATTGTTATGTTCTCGATGTATTTAGCCGAGGAACCATCCTCTTCTGGAGAGTCCATGGTAATCAATGCTTCTTCAATGTCATCTGCAACAAGAACTGCAGAAGCCCCAGCTTTTTGGGCGTTCCACACCTTCAAAGCGAAGAAGCAATctgaaaaataacataaaaaaaagttaagaatgGTTTTATGAAGAGAACATCCGAGATTAACTGAATGCAAAATAACAGAACTCAAGATTTAGGACATCAATGAAAACGACTATcaaacaagaaaatgaatcaaatTTATACAAATGCTACTTCCTCAACTGACAAGACACAATAACTTAAAGATCAAGCATTGTCTTACTTAGAAAAGTGTCCCCTCACAAAGCACAATAATCCAAGTTCTAAAAAGTTACCTCGTCAATGAACCTGGACAAACTAGCTAAACATCAAAGCTTGGTCAACCAATACAAACTAACTATCCCTCAAACctaatgaaaataagaaattttaatcaaaatttggaAAACATTGGTCTTTTACCAATATCATAACTTATCAATAGCTACAATCCAAACCATGGTAGTTTTTCTATCAGCATGTGTGATAACTCATGACATCTTTAtcaaatctcaagaaaaattttaaattttaaatttgttcaCAACAAATTTAAACCTCAAGCCGCAACACTGCATGCTGAGATTCAAAGCAttgaccaaaaaataaaaaggaagcgCTGGATCCATGATCAATTTGAACGACGTAAAAGCAATGATTTCCAATTTACAAAAGGGCATCGTCTCAACAAATTGAGACAACCAAAAGGAGCTCCAAAGAGAAAATTGATCCAAATAACCAATAGGATACGTCCTAAATTAAATCGCACCGAAGTAATTGAACCTCAAGCCTCACAATAACAAGCAAATTAGTCAAAACTACCAAAATGTTGCCTCTTCAATCAACCAAAAAGAGCTAAAGGAGAAATTTTATCCAAATTACCGACGCGTATCTCCTCAATTAACCAAAAACTGATCAAATTGAATCTGACCTTATCGGACAAGAAAATTAACCAAAACCATCCAAAAGGTCTCCACGCAATCTACCAAAAAGAGTTCAAAATGTACAAATTGATCCAAATGGCCAAATGGCCAAATGGGTAACACCTCAAtcgccaaaagaaaaaaagttgaaccTCAAACCTCAGAATAACAACCAAATTATTCAAACCCGCAAAAAGGGTACCTCCACGATCGACCAAAACGAAGGTCGGGAGAGCACCGGGCTTAGACTTGAACGAAATCCCGAACTCGTCGAAGCCTCTGCAACCCTTTTGGTTCTCCCTCGGGTACATAACAACTCCAGCCATGCTGCCACCATATTGAGGTATCCCAAAGTTCCCAATGGCACTGTCATGCGTGCCTTTGATGCTCTCCGGGGATGTCACCCTCAAGCTATTCTTCTCCACCACAAATCTCGCCAGGGATACGGGTATCAAAGAGACCACCAGAAACCCTAGGAGGAGTCTCAGTGCTGATCTCTGAAGCTCCATTTTCAGGTCTAATTAAGATAACGAGAAATTGGGTTTTGGTATTTAGATCAGTTGGTTGACAACAGAGAATAAAAGATTGTGCCTTTGAAACATGTAATTTGGAGGTTGTGGAATTTTTGTTCCGGGAAAATGGAAAAGTTGGGGtagtttttgcttttgttttccaaaaacaaacaaagtgGTGGCTTTTGTCGTCGTCGTCGCTGTTGTtgatttgttggatttgtgtgCGTGTGTAGGAAAGAACTTGGGAAACCCACAAAAGATGTCCGAGTCTTGGAAGAAATCAAGCATCGACGTCTGTAGTTCGGACTGATGCGctacaatattattttctatcttaacattattttttaatattcatccTTAAAAAATGGATAAGGGAGTAAAAGATTAAGAGCAATAATGGATGAGAGTAAAAATACAGAGCTTAGGGAATCATTCTGATGCGGTATTACTTCTCGAAAACCATATGATGttgtctcctttttttttttttttttgaaatagatttttctctttttggtaGAGAATAATAGCTGGGTAGAATATTAGGGTTAAAATTCTAACTTTCTACAcctaaaaatataaagtaatattagggttattattatttatttatttattatttattattattttattactattatttataaaatatctgacTTCACAACCTAAATATCTGGATTGTCAACATTTTTGCTCAACAcagtgcctctctctctctc includes these proteins:
- the LOC108979735 gene encoding vacuolar-sorting receptor 3-like; translated protein: MELQRSALRLLLGFLVVSLIPVSLARFVVEKNSLRVTSPESIKGTHDSAIGNFGIPQYGGSMAGVVMYPRENQKGCRGFDEFGISFKSKPGALPTFVLVDRGDCFFALKVWNAQKAGASAVLVADDIEEALITMDSPEEDGSSAKYIENITIPSALIDKSFGQALKKAYSGGDMINVNLDWREAVPHPDDRVEYELWTNSNDECGVKCDMLMEFVKDFKGAAQILEKGGYTQFTPHYITWYCPQAFTLSKQCKSQCINHGRYCAPDPEQDFSTGYEGKHVVLENLRQLCVFRVANETKKPWVWWDYVTDFQIRCPMKEKRYNKDCADGVIKSLDLDIKNIEKCMGDPNADSENHVLKEEQDAQVGKGSRGDVTILPTLVVNNRQYRGKLAKSAVLKAICSGFEETTEPAVCLSSDVETNECLDNNGGCWQDKSANLTACKDTFRGRVCECPLVDGVQFKGDGYTTCEASGPGRCKIKNGGCWHESRDGHTFSACLDNGELKCQCPPGFKGDGIKSCEDIDECKEKKACQCPECGCKNTWGSYDCSCSGDLLYIRDHDTCISKSARETKSAWTAVWIILIGLAMAAGGAYLVYKYRLRSYMDSEIRAIMAQYMPLDSQAEVPNHVNEEHP